The region ACGGAGAGCAGGCGCTCAGTGGCACCCGCCGCTCGCTGCCGTCGCTGGCGATGGTCGCAGCCGACCTTGGACAGGTCCTCCAAGCCCAGTACGGACATGCTGACGAGGCTCGCGAGTTCGTCGCCCACCTGCGAGAACTGCGAGGTGGCCAGTGACACCAGCTCGCACGACGTCTTGCCTAGGCGGGCGGAGAGGAGGGATGGATGGCAAAGCACTACAGGTGCGCAGAGCCGATCACTCTGTCCGAACGGGAGCTGCGGTTCCTCTCGGAGATTCCGCACGCCGACGATTTGGTCGAGGCGGAGTTGTCGTGCGAGCTGGAGACTGCTCACCCAGGACCGCACCATGCGCTGGGGGACTGTTCGAAGCCGATTGGGGCCGGCCGTTTGGCCAACGGGGAAGCAGTGTCCTGGTGGGTCCGGTGGGAGGACCAGGATGGTCGTCGCGACGTAGTCCCAACAGCGAACTGCCCGGCGGAGACCATGCCGGGAGCAGTCATGTCCGAGGTGTGCTGCCTCTTCCTCGGTCATCCAGGACGCCACGAGTACGAACTAGAAATGCCGACTTGATCGTGCCTGGTCAGAGCGTTTTCACCCGGGGTTTGCAAAGTAAATGCTTTGTAGGCAGGGCCGCTTGGGTGGGCTACGGTCCGGGCCTGCCGTTGGATACACCCCTTGAGGTGTGTAGTCGAGCCGGTGTCCAGCGACGTACGGTCGCGATCTCGAAGGTCGGAAGGGAGGTAGCGGGCATGTTCGCCAACGTCGTCCCGTCACGCGGGACCTGGCGGAAGGTCAGCGCGCGCCTGGCGGGACCAGGGGAGGTCGTTCGGCGTGTTTGGCCCATCGGGCTGAATGCGGCACCGAGGATGGTGGGCATGACCACGCCCGTGGTGACGACACGTCACGACCCCGTGCACTCGCCGTGGCTGCGGAACGGTACAGTGACCACCGACGTTGATCAAAACGTGAGTGTGGCCCCGTCGATCGCCCTTGAGCAAGGCGAGCGGGGCCACGGGGCCGAGGACCTTGTGATGGGGGTCCGGTCGGCCGGCCGCACACCCTTGCAACGAAGGGATGGCGACGTGATCAGGGTACCCGCCCATTCGCGTTCCAAGACCGAACCCCGCCGTGGGGTCAGCAGCCATGGGTTGCTGGACCTTCGCCGGGCTGTTCGTGCTGCCCAAACGCACGTCATCCCGGTCCGCACCTCTGCTGAGGGGGCCGGGATGACGTAGGTCGGTGGCGGCAGAGCCGCCGGGGTTCTGGTCCACGGAGACGATCCCCATCGTCTCGGGCTGAGCACCCCACATGTCACCGGAGAGCTTGGCGGCTCTCCCGTGGTTCGCCGGTTGGCGCCGGTCGAACTATCCGATCTCTGGCCGAGATCAACAAAGCACCCGAGGGGCTTCGTCATGCCCTCATCCGTACGGAAGGAGGCGTCTGCCATTTTGCACGCGCACCGGTGGGTGCGCCAGTTCTGGCGTGCCCGCGTATCCCTGATTCAGCCATCCGAGCGGCCCCGCCGCGGTTACGCCGTGGCGGACATCACACGATGTGGTGTCCCCGGACCGGCCTGCGGAGCTGATCGAAAGTCGTTGCTCGCGGCCGTCACACGGTCAGCGATTCCGACACCTGTAGAAGACGTGAGCACCCCTTCGTCCACAGGCGGCCGCCTCGCGGCCCGCGTTCTCTGTCCTCTATCCACAGGCGATCTGTTCCACGGTCGCCGGATGACTTCTGTCCCGACGCCGGCCCGGGTGGGCCGATGAGCACCGCGGCGGCAACGGCCGCTGTGCGGGTTCCGTCGCCGCGCCGTCCCGGCCTGCCAGGCGACGACGCGGTCGACGTGCTGGCGGAGCTCCCGGAGCTGTTCGTGCCGGAGGCCTCGCACTGGCTGTCGACGTCGGCGAGCCGACTGGCGATGGACGGCTACAGCTGGATGCAGGCGGTGCACTGGGTGGCGGGCAGCGGCCTGTACGAGCCGCGTCGGCACCACAAGTCCGGGCCGCGCTCGTTCGGTCCCACGACGGTGCGCGTTGCCCAGGAGCTGGCGAAGTTCGTCCAGTGCCGTCCCGGGATCGAGCTGCTGATGGCGCGCACGGGTCTGTGCAAGCGGTCGGTGGAGAACCACCTGCGGATGCTGCGGGAGACGGGCCTGCTGGTGTGGGTGTTCCAGGGGACCCGGGCCAAGGGCGGGGACCGGAAGGCGAGCGAGTTCGTGCTGATGGTCCCGCCGGAGTTCGACGCTGCGCTGGGGATCCGCACGGTGCAGCGGTATGAGGCGGCGCCGGACTACACGCGGGCGGTGGCCGGGATGGGCGAGGCGGGCCGGGAGGCGATGGCGAAGCTGGCGAAGAAGGCGGCCCGGAAGGTCCGCAAGCCGAAGAAGAAGGCGGCCTCGAGGCGGTCGGCGAAGGTCTCGCCGGCGGCGTCGGCGCAGGGTGCAGCGGAGAGCGGGCAGCACGGCCAGGAGCCGGTTTCCGGGCCGGATTTGGGCGAGGGCCGTTGCACCCCAATGCAGGGTGGTACCTCAACTGTCTCCACTGCCGGTAGTACCCCTGATCCCTCTGAGGACAAGCTCGCAAGCGGGCAGCACGAGTCGTCTCACCCGAGGAAGGCCAAGCGCGGGCCGCGGAAGCTCAACCAGGTTGGGCAGCGGTTCTCCCTGGCAGGGGAGCTGATGCGGCGGGTGCCGTGGCTGCGTCCTGCCGACAAGGCGCGGATCGCGTGGGCGGTCAACGAGGTCTCCGACGCGGGCTGGACGGCCGATGAGGTCCTGGCTGTCCTGGACCTGCGCCAGGAGCCGCCCGGCGGCGTACGGCGGGCTTCCGGGTTCCTCGCGGCCCGGATGCGCGGCATGGCGACCATGCCCGGCTGGACCACCCGCCAGCAGCGCGCCGCGCAGGTCGACCACCGCAACGCCGCCGTCGATGCCGCCCGCAAGGACCGCATTCAGCAGGTCCGCAACAGCCAAGAACGCAGCGAGGGCGCCTGGCAGGCGCCGCGCAGCGCCGCCGTGCGAAGCGAGGTCGACCAGCTGCTCGGGCAGGCCTTCGCGCCCAAGCCGCGGGCAGCCGACGCCGAAGGGCTGCCGGAGCTTTCGGGCCCGCAGGATCTCACCGCGACCGAGATCGCGGAGATGCGCCGGGCGGCGGCCGCGGAGCTGATGAGGGGTGAGACGTCGCTGATCAGCATGGCCGTGGAGTGGTGGGGACCGGCGGCCGCGGAGCGCATCTACGGCACCGGCCTGGTCCACCGCGCCCGGCAGCTGGCCTCCATGACGTCGCTCAGCGAGTTCGGCATCGACAGGGGGCAGCAGTGACCAGCACCGACCCCAGCAGCGCCCCGCGGCCGCCAGAGTCCGCGGCGTCGACGGCACCGTCCGGTGTGGACCTGGCCCGGGTCGCGTTGCAGGCCGCCAAGGCCACCGCCCGCAAGCGCGGCGAGCAGCCCGGGGCGGGCAAGCCCCGCCGCGTCCGGGTCGGTCGGTCCGTACGCGGCGACGGCCGCGAACCGGTCGGCCTGGCGGCGGCGTTCCAGCAGCTCGTCACCGAGCGGGCGTGGGAGGTCCCGGCCGCCGGCGGGACCGTGCTGCAGCAGTGGCCGGCCATCGCGCCCGACCTCGCCCCGCACGTGAAGGCAGTCGCCTTCGACGCCGACACCGGCCGCCTGGACCTGCTGCCGGACTCGCCCGCCTACGCCACCCAACTGCGGATGAGCACCGCCCGCCTGGTCGCCATGGCCAACCAGGTCGCTGGCCGTGAAGCGGTGCGCAGCATCCGCGTCCTGCCGCCCGGCACCCGGACCTCCGCTCCGGCCGCCGAGGTGTCTCCGGCTGCCGCGCCGGAGCCGGCCGGGCCGGTGCGCACTCGCGAGGACGCCTCCGCCGGCTACCGCCAGGCGCTCACCGCCCTCCAGGCCGGCAAGGTGGAGCAGGGCGACAAGCTCGCCCCATCTGTCCGCGCCGCGATCGAGCGGCAGAACCAGGCGCTACGGGAACGCCGCGAGGCCGAAGAGGCGTTCGGCGACGGCCAGGCCGCGCTTGAGGAACTGCGCGCCAAAGCAAAAGGCCGTGGGTTCGAGTTTTCCGAAGTGGCCTCGTAGCCGAACTCACGGGTCGTGCGTTCAGAACGGTACCGGAGCAGGCTCGGGTTTCTCCGAGCCTGCCGAACCGAGGGGCACCGGTGTAGGGGTCGCTGGAACCTCGATGGAGCTGGCGATATTCGGCTGGAAGGGGCTGGCTGTGCACGAGGATCGGCGATTCAGGGCTGCGACTGGGGCGCGTAGCCTCATGTTCGCCCAACATGCGACGCTCCCGCTACGCGGAGGCAGTCATGGCCGCGGACAGCCCGCCGACGTGAGGAGCTGCTGGCCCCTTCCGGAGTGCACCAACTCGCCGCTTGCCCACGTCGCCCAGTCGTCGGGCACTGCTCGCTGTGTGGTCGCGTCTGGCTCAGCTCAAGAGGCCCCTGCGGTTCAGCGAGTTCATGAGTTCGATGCGCGCCTCAAGGAAAGCGTCACGAGCCTCGGACAGGTCGGCCAACATCTGCTGGTACCGCTCGGGGTCAGAGCGCTTCCACTCCGGGGGGACCTCTACGTAGGCCGGGGGGCTGGAGCCGTCATCCGGGTCGAACATGCCGTCAAGTTCGTCGATCACTCGGCGGAGGCTGTCCATGAACGTAGCGTGCGCGTCCACCAGTTCAGGATCGAGGAATTTGATGTCGTTGTCGGCGATGAGGCTATCCCAGGCCGTGTCGATCGCTCGCGTGACATCCGCCCTGACCCGGCGCATCGTTGGCCGGCCCTGGAGCATGCGGAGCCAGGGCGCGTCAAAGGGCATCGCAGCAAGGATCCGCTGCGCCTTGGACCGGTCCGCAGTGTTCCCGTGCAGTGCGACGGACCCCTCGGCCGCTCGACGCACGCCGCTGTCGTCGGTAGCCGGGGCTCCGATGGCCATCCACCCTGCGGACAGCTGGCGGTGAGTCTCCTGGCGGCTCCAGAAAACAGTCTGGTCTCCCCGTCGCACGGGGACAGCGAGACCTGCGACCGACGGCGAGTCCTTCCTGGTAGGCGGCGGAATCACGAACGGGCGCGCGCTGGCGGGCTGAGCTGGGATGTCAATGCTCAACACTCCTTTGCCGTTCCCGCACTCGACCCATTTCAGCTCCAGGCCCTCAATGTGCGGGTAGACCCGCTCGTCGATCAACTTGCGGTACGTCTCCGTGTCGACCAGCGTCCGTGGCACTGCGTTGACTTCCGAGACGGTCTCCACTCCGTTGGCCTTGATCGCCTTGAAGCCGATGATGAGCAGCCCACCGGTCGCGGTGTTGGCAAAGCCAGCGACGTCCTTGACGAGCTCTTCCTTGGGGCGAGGCCCTTCGTCGACCATGTAGGGCGCAGACTTCACGTCCATCCATCCGCACTCTTCAATGCCTATCAATGCCGCAAAGTCTCCGGCGCTGAGCGCCGCACGCACGTCTTCGATGTTCACGGGGCCTAGCATGGACGGCGCTGTGAACGGCGTAAACACCGTGCCCAGCGCCCTCCCACGCGTATATGGGGGACCTCCATCAGAGGTTCAAGACCGGGGGGGGTTCTGGCTCATCTGGTAATGCCTCTTACCCAGGCTCTGGTCTCGGTGCGGGTCCCGCAGTGCGGAGGCCGTGTTCGATGAGGCCGGGTTGGTCGATGGTGCCGGTGTAGCGCAGGGCCGCGCCGACGGACAGGCCGAACAGGTCGCAGATGCGGCGGGGGTCGCCACCGGTGGCCTCGGCTTCATGGAGGAGGCGGTCTTCGCGGAGCCGGCTGGTGGGCATGCCGAGCACGTCGTTGATCCAGACGTGGCTGACCGGTTCCACGCCGCAGCCTGTGGTCTGGGAGAGGAACAGGTGGGTGTTGGCGGTGCGGGGCCAGCGGTGGTTTCGGTAGTCCAGGTAGGCAGCCAGGCGGGTACGCACGGGGTCGGCGAGTAGGACCGTTCGGTTCGGCAGGAACAGGCGGCCGGGTCCGGCACCCAGGAGCCGGCCCGGTAGCTCTCGGGTGTTGAGGAACATCGGAACGAAAACCGGCGCTAAGCCCTCTCGGACCCTGATTGGGCGTTGAACTGGGAACGGGACACATCGGCAGGCGCGTAGGATCACCTCCCATTCCAAATCGACCCCCGGGGAGGCATCGCGCGATGGCATTGGTAGAAGGCGAGTACGAGTTCGAGTGCGACGAGTGCGACGGGGACGGGTCCGTACAAGTCATCTGGGCCGAGGTCGAGGATAGCGACGAGGTCGGGCCGGCCTGGGCCAAGTGCGAGGACTGCCGCGGCGAGGGCGTGGTGTGGGTGGACGAGAAGGTGGCGGCCGAGAAGATCCTGTACGGGCAGACACCGATCCGTACGCCTGCTGGCGCGTGAAGGTCGGCTTCGGAGGGTTGAGGGAACATCGGAACCAAGACAGGCTCATAACGGCCATGCCGCAGATAACGGGGGCGCTTCACGCACTCCTAATCTGGTGTAGCTGCAGCTCACGGTGGCCGGTGCCGCAGATAACAGCGCATTATCTGCGGCAGGGCGATCACGGAGCGTACAGACGCACGATCTTGCGCCGATGTTCCTCAACCCCCCTCTCCAGCAGCACCGCCGCATCGCGGCGCAGCGCCTCGCCCAGCGCCCTCGTGGTCGTTACGCACACCCAACGACACCCGCCCGGTCCGCGGCACGCCACCCCGGTTGCAACAA is a window of Streptomyces sp. ITFR-21 DNA encoding:
- a CDS encoding DUF721 domain-containing protein, coding for MTSTDPSSAPRPPESAASTAPSGVDLARVALQAAKATARKRGEQPGAGKPRRVRVGRSVRGDGREPVGLAAAFQQLVTERAWEVPAAGGTVLQQWPAIAPDLAPHVKAVAFDADTGRLDLLPDSPAYATQLRMSTARLVAMANQVAGREAVRSIRVLPPGTRTSAPAAEVSPAAAPEPAGPVRTREDASAGYRQALTALQAGKVEQGDKLAPSVRAAIERQNQALRERREAEEAFGDGQAALEELRAKAKGRGFEFSEVAS
- a CDS encoding AlbA family DNA-binding domain-containing protein, yielding MNIEDVRAALSAGDFAALIGIEECGWMDVKSAPYMVDEGPRPKEELVKDVAGFANTATGGLLIIGFKAIKANGVETVSEVNAVPRTLVDTETYRKLIDERVYPHIEGLELKWVECGNGKGVLSIDIPAQPASARPFVIPPPTRKDSPSVAGLAVPVRRGDQTVFWSRQETHRQLSAGWMAIGAPATDDSGVRRAAEGSVALHGNTADRSKAQRILAAMPFDAPWLRMLQGRPTMRRVRADVTRAIDTAWDSLIADNDIKFLDPELVDAHATFMDSLRRVIDELDGMFDPDDGSSPPAYVEVPPEWKRSDPERYQQMLADLSEARDAFLEARIELMNSLNRRGLLS
- a CDS encoding transcriptional regulator, coding for MSTAAATAAVRVPSPRRPGLPGDDAVDVLAELPELFVPEASHWLSTSASRLAMDGYSWMQAVHWVAGSGLYEPRRHHKSGPRSFGPTTVRVAQELAKFVQCRPGIELLMARTGLCKRSVENHLRMLRETGLLVWVFQGTRAKGGDRKASEFVLMVPPEFDAALGIRTVQRYEAAPDYTRAVAGMGEAGREAMAKLAKKAARKVRKPKKKAASRRSAKVSPAASAQGAAESGQHGQEPVSGPDLGEGRCTPMQGGTSTVSTAGSTPDPSEDKLASGQHESSHPRKAKRGPRKLNQVGQRFSLAGELMRRVPWLRPADKARIAWAVNEVSDAGWTADEVLAVLDLRQEPPGGVRRASGFLAARMRGMATMPGWTTRQQRAAQVDHRNAAVDAARKDRIQQVRNSQERSEGAWQAPRSAAVRSEVDQLLGQAFAPKPRAADAEGLPELSGPQDLTATEIAEMRRAAAAELMRGETSLISMAVEWWGPAAAERIYGTGLVHRARQLASMTSLSEFGIDRGQQ